One Caloramator mitchellensis DNA window includes the following coding sequences:
- a CDS encoding bifunctional 3,4-dihydroxy-2-butanone-4-phosphate synthase/GTP cyclohydrolase II: protein MYKFNTIEEALEDIKSGKMIIVVDDEDRENEGDLLMAAEKVTPEAINFMSKFGRGLICMPIIEERIRELNIGYMVERNTDSFQTAFTVSIDAIDTTTGISAYERAHTIKKVLEKDAKEEDFKKPGHVFPLIAKKGGVLKRAGHTEAAVDLATLAGLYPAGVICEIMNEDGTMARVPQLMEYANEHNLKIITIADLIAYRRSKEVFIKRASDADMPTKYGGFRIYGYENTLNGEHHVALVKGNVSDGEPVLVRVHSECLTGDVFGSLRCDCGEQFAAAMKRIEAEGRGILLYMRQEGRGIGLINKIKAYALQDKGMDTVEANIALGFPEDLRDYGIGAQILADLGVKKIKLMTNNPKKLKGLSGYGIEIVERVPIQMNHNERNEFYLRTKKQKLGHMLNFNEEE from the coding sequence ATGTATAAATTTAACACTATAGAAGAAGCTTTAGAGGATATTAAATCGGGGAAGATGATTATAGTCGTAGATGATGAAGATAGGGAAAATGAAGGCGACCTTCTGATGGCTGCTGAAAAAGTTACCCCAGAGGCCATAAATTTTATGTCTAAGTTTGGAAGAGGATTAATTTGTATGCCAATAATAGAGGAAAGGATTAGAGAGCTAAATATAGGATATATGGTGGAAAGAAACACCGATTCATTTCAAACGGCATTTACAGTATCAATTGATGCTATTGACACTACTACTGGAATCTCAGCATATGAAAGGGCACATACTATTAAAAAGGTTCTTGAAAAAGATGCCAAGGAAGAGGATTTTAAAAAGCCAGGACATGTCTTCCCGCTTATTGCAAAAAAAGGAGGAGTGTTAAAAAGAGCAGGGCATACGGAAGCTGCAGTCGACCTGGCAACTTTAGCTGGTCTTTATCCTGCAGGGGTTATATGCGAAATAATGAATGAAGACGGAACTATGGCAAGGGTTCCGCAGCTTATGGAGTATGCCAATGAGCATAACTTAAAGATTATAACGATAGCAGATTTGATAGCGTATCGCAGAAGTAAGGAAGTTTTTATTAAAAGAGCGTCAGATGCCGATATGCCCACCAAATATGGAGGTTTTAGAATATATGGATATGAAAATACTCTAAATGGTGAGCACCATGTAGCACTTGTTAAAGGAAATGTTTCAGACGGAGAGCCTGTTCTAGTCAGAGTTCATTCAGAATGCTTGACGGGTGATGTATTTGGCTCATTAAGATGTGATTGCGGCGAGCAGTTTGCCGCAGCAATGAAAAGGATTGAAGCTGAAGGCAGAGGAATACTTCTTTATATGCGCCAGGAAGGCAGGGGGATAGGACTTATTAACAAAATAAAGGCCTACGCACTTCAAGATAAGGGAATGGATACGGTTGAGGCAAACATTGCTTTAGGTTTTCCAGAGGATTTAAGAGATTATGGTATTGGAGCACAGATACTTGCCGATCTTGGAGTGAAAAAGATAAAGCTTATGACTAACAACCCCAAAAAGTTAAAGGGATTATCTGGTTATGGTATTGAAATCGTTGAACGAGTTCCTATTCAGATGAACCACAATGAAAGAAATGAATTTTATTTAAGAACCAAGAAACAAAAACTTGGACATATGTTAAATTTTAATGAGGAGGAGTAA
- the ribE gene encoding riboflavin synthase, giving the protein MFTGLIEEVGKVKSIIKTNNAAKITINARKVLEGVKLGDSISTNGVCLTVTEFNLQSFTVDVMPETMRRSNLHLLSLGDAVNLERALRIGDRLGGHFVSGHIDGMGTITNLESEDNAVWLTIETSNELLKYIVYKGSIAVDGISLTVAYADDNSFKVSIIPHTREVTTLHRKKVGDVVNLECDMISKYIEKLLNFKEELPNKKSLDINFLKEHGFV; this is encoded by the coding sequence ATGTTTACTGGACTGATAGAAGAAGTAGGTAAAGTTAAATCAATAATTAAAACAAATAATGCAGCAAAGATTACAATAAATGCAAGAAAGGTTTTAGAAGGCGTTAAACTTGGTGATAGTATAAGCACAAATGGAGTTTGCCTTACTGTAACTGAGTTTAATCTGCAAAGCTTTACAGTTGATGTTATGCCTGAAACCATGAGAAGAAGTAACCTTCATTTATTATCTTTAGGAGACGCGGTAAACCTCGAAAGAGCTTTAAGAATTGGAGATAGATTAGGTGGGCATTTTGTAAGTGGACACATCGATGGAATGGGAACTATAACAAATCTTGAAAGCGAAGATAATGCAGTTTGGCTTACTATAGAAACTTCAAATGAGTTACTAAAATATATAGTTTATAAGGGTTCGATTGCAGTAGATGGTATAAGTTTAACAGTAGCATATGCCGATGATAATAGCTTTAAAGTGTCTATTATTCCTCACACAAGGGAAGTTACAACTTTGCATAGAAAAAAGGTAGGTGATGTTGTAAATTTAGAATGCGATATGATAAGCAAATATATAGAAAAACTGCTTAATTTCAAAGAGGAGTTACCTAATAAAAAAAGTTTGGATATTAATTTTTTAAAAGAACATGGGTTTGTGTAA
- the ribD gene encoding bifunctional diaminohydroxyphosphoribosylaminopyrimidine deaminase/5-amino-6-(5-phosphoribosylamino)uracil reductase RibD — MDEKYMRRALELAKKGAGFTNPNPLVGAVIVKEGRIIGEGYHQIYGSHHAEVNAFRNAIEDVKGATMYVTLEPCSHFGKTPPCANAIVEKGIKKVVVAMEDPNPEVSGRGIKILRDNGIEVITGVLEEESRKLNEIFIKYITTKLPFCILKTAMTLDGKIATRTGDSKWITNEESREYVHNLRQRVAAIMVGVGTIIKDDPMLTTRLEKGNNSDPIRIIVDTRGRTPLDSKVLNIKSNARTIIATTELAEKERLKEYEKKGAEIIITPLKDNKVDLKFLMQELGKRKIDSVLLEGGSELNYSAIEERIVDKVNIFIAPKFIGGNEAKTPIGGIGIPLMKDALLLKNLGLHRFGDDIMIEGYLGQEG; from the coding sequence ATGGACGAAAAATATATGAGGAGAGCTTTAGAACTTGCAAAAAAAGGTGCTGGCTTTACAAATCCTAATCCTCTTGTAGGAGCAGTAATAGTCAAAGAAGGCAGGATTATTGGAGAAGGGTATCATCAGATTTACGGGAGCCACCATGCGGAGGTAAATGCATTTAGAAATGCTATAGAAGATGTGAAAGGTGCAACAATGTATGTTACCCTGGAGCCTTGTTCCCACTTTGGTAAAACTCCCCCATGTGCCAATGCGATAGTTGAAAAGGGGATTAAAAAAGTTGTTGTAGCGATGGAGGACCCTAACCCAGAAGTATCAGGAAGGGGCATCAAAATATTAAGGGATAATGGGATAGAAGTAATAACAGGAGTATTAGAAGAAGAGAGCAGAAAGCTTAATGAAATATTCATCAAATATATAACGACAAAACTTCCATTTTGCATTTTAAAAACTGCAATGACGCTAGATGGTAAAATTGCAACAAGGACAGGTGATTCAAAATGGATTACTAATGAAGAATCAAGGGAATATGTTCATAATCTAAGGCAAAGAGTTGCAGCGATAATGGTTGGAGTAGGAACAATAATTAAAGACGACCCAATGCTTACAACAAGGCTTGAGAAGGGGAATAATAGTGACCCAATAAGAATAATCGTTGATACAAGGGGAAGAACACCATTAGATTCCAAAGTATTAAATATTAAATCAAATGCACGAACTATTATTGCAACAACCGAACTTGCTGAAAAAGAAAGACTAAAAGAATATGAAAAAAAGGGGGCTGAAATAATCATAACTCCTCTTAAGGATAATAAAGTTGATTTAAAATTTCTGATGCAGGAGCTTGGAAAAAGAAAAATAGATAGCGTTCTTTTGGAGGGTGGAAGCGAACTGAACTACTCTGCTATTGAAGAAAGAATCGTTGACAAGGTAAATATATTTATTGCTCCTAAATTTATAGGCGGAAATGAGGCCAAAACCCCCATTGGAGGAATAGGAATACCCCTGATGAAGGATGCACTTTTGTTAAAAAACTTAGGTTTACATAGATTTGGTGATGACATAATGATTGAAGGCTACTTAGGGCAGGAGGGATAA
- a CDS encoding helix-turn-helix domain-containing protein, whose product MNISIGEKIKNLRQQKGLSQEELCGEYLSRVVLSRIENNKMLPSIPQLQYISNKLDVSFHYFFIDIDCEYSRDSDSNNQIENSILKILYLQQDYYSIVKIKETDIETFIKFNDFNKYFYLGISYFNLNMLHKALIFLKRYINEYTKSDKINQKINVITFVEALNTLFKIMLKNKNYAKCEHYLLMAINHLKMHNAMDSKISYIVHNNLAYIFLQTCKFDKIINLLEDFLNKCNNFNYIDIMPDIYLSLNIASYNTQQYEKAIKYAKKAIYSYLYLDDEISAGSCYLNYINALRYSGKINEAITTLEFCKNNFKDIIVLNKLLYQEMVIYFNLNEYSKVQNIVSNIKLKYLPARFKHNINFMLGHIYYLGGKRENSIKYLKKCETFFISHNYFYDLVLLYEDLYTITGDENYKVKKKEYKNKIGRKNILI is encoded by the coding sequence ATGAACATTTCAATTGGAGAAAAGATTAAAAATTTAAGACAACAAAAGGGATTATCGCAGGAAGAACTTTGCGGAGAATATTTAAGCAGAGTTGTTTTAAGCAGAATTGAAAATAATAAGATGCTTCCTTCTATTCCTCAACTACAATATATATCTAATAAATTAGATGTTTCTTTTCATTATTTTTTTATTGATATAGATTGTGAATATTCTCGCGATAGTGACTCAAACAATCAAATAGAAAATTCAATTTTAAAAATACTTTATTTACAACAAGACTATTACAGCATCGTTAAAATTAAAGAAACTGATATTGAAACATTTATTAAATTTAACGATTTTAATAAGTATTTCTATTTAGGAATATCTTATTTCAATTTAAATATGCTCCATAAAGCTCTAATATTTTTAAAAAGGTACATAAATGAATATACAAAGTCAGATAAAATAAACCAGAAGATAAATGTAATTACCTTTGTTGAAGCTTTAAATACTTTATTTAAAATAATGTTGAAAAATAAAAATTATGCAAAGTGTGAACATTATCTTTTAATGGCAATCAATCACCTGAAAATGCACAATGCTATGGATTCTAAAATCAGTTATATAGTCCATAATAATTTAGCATATATCTTTCTTCAAACCTGTAAATTTGATAAAATCATTAATCTACTTGAGGATTTTTTGAATAAGTGCAATAATTTCAATTATATTGATATTATGCCAGATATTTACCTGTCTTTAAATATAGCTTCTTATAACACCCAACAATACGAAAAAGCAATAAAATATGCTAAAAAGGCAATTTATTCTTATTTATATCTTGATGATGAAATATCTGCTGGAAGTTGTTACCTGAACTATATTAATGCTTTAAGATATTCAGGAAAGATTAATGAAGCAATAACAACTTTAGAGTTTTGTAAAAATAATTTTAAGGATATTATTGTTTTGAACAAGCTCTTATATCAAGAAATGGTAATTTATTTTAACCTGAACGAATATAGTAAAGTTCAAAACATTGTAAGTAATATCAAACTCAAATATTTACCAGCAAGGTTTAAGCATAATATAAATTTTATGTTAGGACATATATATTATTTAGGTGGTAAAAGAGAAAATTCAATTAAGTATTTAAAAAAATGTGAAACATTTTTTATATCCCATAATTATTTTTATGATTTAGTTTTACTTTATGAAGATTTATATACGATAACAGGTGATGAAAATTACAAGGTAAAAAAGAAAGAATATAAGAATAAAATTGGAAGGAAGAATATTTTAATATGA
- a CDS encoding helix-turn-helix transcriptional regulator has product MKSELSSYELAENAGFSLFHYYRLFQSVVGMPVMQYILKRRLCHAIYEISCGRKIIDVALSYGYDTHAGFFKAFKREYDCSPTQYLKKYYVLHILVVWINMLNLQKLIKKCLNGYMTIKMH; this is encoded by the coding sequence TTGAAGTCTGAATTGTCGTCTTACGAATTGGCAGAAAATGCAGGATTCTCCTTGTTTCACTATTATCGTTTATTTCAAAGCGTAGTTGGTATGCCTGTTATGCAGTATATATTAAAGCGAAGGCTTTGTCATGCAATATATGAAATAAGTTGTGGAAGAAAAATAATTGATGTTGCTTTGAGTTATGGTTATGACACTCATGCAGGATTTTTCAAAGCTTTTAAACGTGAATATGACTGCTCTCCAACTCAGTATCTTAAAAAGTATTATGTATTGCATATTTTAGTAGTATGGATAAATATGCTGAACTTGCAAAAGTTAATCAAAAAATGCTTGAATGGTTATATGACAATAAAGATGCATTAA
- the ltrA gene encoding group II intron reverse transcriptase/maturase has product MKTSRDIQRLQKTEYTDYLVENSVEHEGKQGVHRISPAIPKGETNAEEYETLERILSRENMQRAYKRVVANKGSHGVDGMTTDELRDFLIQEWPGIKLAILQGKYKPQPVRRVEIPKPNGGVRLLGIPTVLDRLIQQAIAQELTLIFDKEFSNRSYGFRPNRSAKEAVKKANKYINEGYTWVVDLDLEKFFDKVNHDILMSRVARKVKDKRVLKLIRAYLKSGVMLNGIKVKTEEGTPQGGPLSPLLANIILDDLDKELERRGHKFCRYADDCNIFVKSERAAHRVKESITEYIEKVLKLKVNREKSAVDRPWKRKFLGFSYYVIRGESNIRIAEESIKKFKDKIREITSRRKPLSTEERINKLNLIIIGWVNYFSLAKGKKHMEELDRWIRRRLRMCEWKLWKKVKTRIRNLIRLGVKPKIAYMYANTRKGYWHTANSYILSTTLTNAYFNQLGYKSLVSQYSKMHEN; this is encoded by the coding sequence TTGAAGACTTCGAGAGATATCCAAAGACTGCAGAAAACTGAATATACAGACTACCTTGTTGAGAATAGTGTGGAACACGAAGGTAAACAAGGAGTGCATAGAATATCTCCGGCAATCCCAAAAGGAGAAACCAATGCAGAAGAATACGAAACCTTGGAAAGAATACTCTCAAGAGAAAACATGCAAAGAGCATATAAGAGAGTAGTTGCTAACAAAGGAAGCCATGGAGTAGACGGAATGACAACCGATGAACTTCGGGACTTTCTAATACAAGAGTGGCCAGGAATAAAATTAGCAATACTACAAGGTAAATACAAACCACAACCAGTTAGAAGAGTTGAGATTCCTAAACCTAACGGTGGAGTTCGACTACTTGGGATACCGACTGTGCTTGACAGATTAATACAACAGGCGATAGCGCAGGAACTAACATTAATATTTGATAAGGAATTTTCTAATAGAAGCTATGGATTCAGACCAAATAGGAGTGCAAAGGAAGCAGTAAAGAAAGCAAATAAATATATAAACGAAGGATATACATGGGTAGTAGATTTAGACCTTGAGAAATTCTTCGACAAAGTAAACCACGATATCCTGATGAGCCGAGTAGCAAGGAAAGTAAAGGATAAGAGAGTGCTAAAACTAATAAGAGCATATCTAAAATCTGGAGTAATGCTAAACGGGATAAAGGTTAAAACTGAAGAAGGCACTCCACAGGGAGGCCCATTAAGTCCACTTTTAGCGAATATAATACTCGACGACTTAGATAAAGAATTAGAGAGAAGAGGGCATAAATTTTGCAGATACGCAGATGATTGCAACATATTTGTTAAAAGCGAAAGGGCAGCCCATAGAGTTAAAGAAAGCATAACTGAATACATTGAAAAAGTCCTTAAACTAAAAGTAAATAGAGAGAAAAGTGCAGTTGATAGGCCATGGAAGAGAAAGTTTCTAGGGTTTTCATATTATGTAATCCGAGGAGAATCAAACATAAGGATAGCCGAGGAAAGTATAAAGAAATTCAAGGATAAAATAAGGGAAATAACAAGTCGAAGGAAACCTTTGAGCACAGAAGAAAGAATAAATAAACTTAATCTAATAATCATCGGATGGGTAAACTACTTTTCACTTGCAAAAGGGAAGAAACACATGGAAGAATTAGACCGATGGATAAGAAGAAGATTAAGGATGTGCGAATGGAAACTATGGAAAAAGGTTAAAACAAGAATAAGGAATCTAATAAGATTAGGAGTAAAGCCAAAGATTGCATACATGTATGCCAATACCCGAAAGGGATACTGGCATACTGCAAATAGTTACATCTTATCGACAACTCTAACTAACGCATATTTTAATCAATTAGGTTATAAAAGCCTAGTCTCACAGTATTCTAAAATGCATGAAAACTAA
- a CDS encoding DUF2935 domain-containing protein: protein MLSSIEFVRQSLELHLFFARIMKEHSFFLEIGFTQKDSNLILKADTLRMEFDNLLADTISLSNGVVSSSVLQSGEVITPFTLKAEIASAYFTGIDIPTDLTEAEEALMGDELMVVNPMLEQEVFMLNQRAMRLVSALVQFKTRLLSGVISCKIFTSNYPLLIDHILREAKFYYQLIQRLQNREDINLEKEAYEQEVFWNRIMAEHSKFIRGLLDPTENELINTANNFGNEFDKLTKEAIEAMDAAMPIAKVTEDSLKATIEIKKFKQQGTQGLVDCKIKSIIIPLLGDHTLREANHYLRLLKIFKTAKK from the coding sequence ATGCTATCTAGCATTGAATTTGTACGACAATCTTTAGAGTTACATCTCTTTTTTGCAAGGATTATGAAAGAACATTCATTTTTTCTAGAAATAGGTTTTACACAAAAGGACTCAAATCTTATACTTAAAGCAGATACCCTTAGAATGGAGTTTGACAACCTTTTAGCAGATACCATATCGCTTTCAAATGGCGTTGTAAGTAGTAGTGTTTTACAGTCTGGCGAAGTAATAACACCATTTACACTAAAAGCTGAAATTGCTTCAGCATATTTTACAGGAATAGACATTCCAACTGATTTGACGGAAGCAGAAGAAGCATTAATGGGCGATGAATTAATGGTAGTTAATCCTATGCTAGAACAAGAAGTATTTATGCTTAATCAGAGAGCTATGCGTTTGGTTTCAGCTTTAGTACAATTTAAAACTAGGCTATTATCAGGAGTTATATCATGTAAGATATTTACAAGTAACTACCCTTTACTTATAGACCATATTTTAAGAGAAGCAAAGTTTTATTATCAGCTGATTCAAAGACTTCAGAATCGTGAAGATATAAACTTGGAAAAAGAGGCTTATGAGCAAGAAGTTTTCTGGAACAGAATTATGGCTGAACACTCCAAATTTATTCGTGGACTTCTTGATCCCACCGAAAATGAGCTTATAAATACAGCAAATAACTTTGGAAATGAGTTTGATAAACTGACTAAAGAGGCAATAGAAGCGATGGATGCTGCAATGCCAATTGCAAAAGTTACAGAAGATAGCTTGAAAGCAACTATAGAAATTAAAAAGTTTAAGCAACAAGGTACCCAAGGATTAGTAGATTGTAAAATTAAATCCATAATAATACCGTTATTGGGTGACCACACTTTACGGGAGGCAAATCACTATTTGCGATTATTAAAAATATTTAAAACAGCAAAAAAATAA
- a CDS encoding cupin domain-containing protein gives MHHCILGRLTININGQDFVVTKGNSIRFKADSPHVYKNTGDTICSLSAVIYYPM, from the coding sequence ATTCACCACTGTATTTTAGGCAGGCTTACTATCAATATAAATGGCCAAGATTTTGTTGTAACAAAGGGTAATTCTATACGATTTAAGGCAGATAGCCCTCATGTTTATAAAAATACAGGTGATACAATTTGCTCATTAAGTGCGGTTATTTATTATCCAATGTAG